One window of the Babesia bovis T2Bo chromosome 2, whole genome shotgun sequence genome contains the following:
- a CDS encoding ATPase associated with various cellular activities (AAA) family protein, with product MGTFVAIEGARDDFKRLIYDAVVSTGYPSCVITLKTLRRIVPKDDPAKSIIYKIEDLVSRLIDKREAVVILDEFDVWEHLKNTKGRQEENQLESSDGQHRHPYTKGELKGTLKIKLWENHKSKLVSEKNVYEKIEKTKLSWVYGLLYLFKHSLASKLSHDGCKLIFIGLYAHSAHSKAFYGDIFDNTLKPSEFIKQSEHLFIKNLGLPEDTKEKSEDKVDIIQALELIDAVTANHSIKRIESNDLYLNQSKTLERNNILHVPFEVKCRGICLSNITLICGKKQSGKTTLLNAIIKAWVQGDPITIINRVDHQAGSTPNCKHRYIYAEINSNCDALRCDNVDDVMLNEARGKPNGLVNNRMLYKLEYYDIFSQYVGCGESYIRHTFQKAKSNQPALIVLDQLELLFGNANDCREDWSGLETIARTLINELNEIDEQIAFVGATSGHMMPQDLPNVLTNVSGTTVVMMR from the exons ATGGGTACCTTCGTTGCAATTGAAGGTGCAAGAG ATGACTTCAAGAGGCTTATTTATGACGCTGTAGTATCAACCGGTTACCCTTCGTGTGTAATTACATTAAAGACATTGAGAAGGATTGTGCCAAAAG ACGATCCTGCTAAatcaatcatatataaaattgaa GATCTTGTTTCGAGATTAATAGACAAAAGAGAAGCCGTGGTGATTTTGGACGAATTCGATGTTTGGGAACATTTGAAAAACACAAAG GGAAGACAAGAAGAAAACCAGCTGGAATCAAGTGATGGCCAACATAGGCACCCGTACACTAAAGGGGAGTTAAAAGGTACACTGAAAATTAAGCTCTGGGAAAACCATAAGTCAAAATTGGTTTCAGAAAAAAATGTTTATGAGAAGATAGAAAAGACCAAGTTGTCATGGGTTTATGGGctattatatctatttaaACACTCCCTTGCTTCCAAGCTTAGCCACGATGGTTGTAAACTGATATTCATAGGATTGTACGCACATTCAGCTCATTCGAAAGCATTTTACGGTGACATATTTGATAACACATTAAAACCATCTGAATTTATAAAGCAAAGCGAGCATTTATTTATAAAAAATTTGGGCCTCCCAGAGGATACTAAAGAGAAAAGTGAGGATAAGGTGGATATAATCCAAGCTCTTGAATTAATTGATGCAGTTACCGCAAACCACTCTATAAAAAGGATAGAATCAAATGATTTATATCTGAATCAATCCAAAACACTGGAAAGgaataatatattgcatGTTCCGTTTGAAGTAAAGTGCAGAGGGATTTGTCTCTCCAATATTACTCTGATATGCGGTAAAAAACAATCTGGAAAGACAACTTTATTAAATGCCATAATAAAGGCATGGGTACAGGGTGATCCCATTACTATTATAAACAGAGTTGATCACCAAGCTGGTTCCACCCCAAATTGCAAacataggtatatatatgcagAAATAAATAGTAATTGTGATGCGTTGAGATGTGATAACGTAGATGATGTTATGTTAAATGAAGCACGTGGAAAACCAAATGGATTGGTGAATAATAGAATGCTTTATAAGTTGGAATATTACGATATATTCAGTCAGTACGTTGGTTGTGGTGAAAGTTACATACGTCACACTTTTCAGAAGGCAAAGAGCAATCAACCAGCTTTAATTGTTCTTGATCAATTAGAACTTTTGTTCGGAAACGCAAACGATTGTAGAGAGGATTGGTCTGGATTAGAAACAATAGCAAGGACATTGATCAATGAATTGAATGAAATTGATGAACAGATAGCATTTGTTGGTGCAACTAGTGGACATATGATGCCACAAGATCTACCAAATGTGCTGACTAACGTAAGTGGCACAACAGTTGTCATGATGAGATAA
- a CDS encoding Translation initiation factor IF-3 C-terminal domain family protein: protein MKLITTSGGFIASYSFITNRRTPCYTSNAADKTQHSVGAIGHNTDSVFREAEELMAELPLSQSMSIAQNIANMRSALMMPAQQMPMEDNKYNDDKRWYGKKVGERQIRKIIGASLGRQYSKYDQHEVVAPKPTPKKVPKHGPGRPVDMKIWMNIGTNDLLTRCKRARKFLEDGIPVTFKIEGQGQTSNYITHAKIIVNTAIGVLGDVAKLGGDLQHHNNCLSQIFNPLNKVKKAPIPAASSPINNMNKDIHGERKINGGNDDKYGMNVTKMEGSTSTFIEPEMESSNECAVTEENDLEPLSYKPSLPDLTQHDNSNCESLMSDPLKNHVDSGHFKSIVNGDKSTNESSSKWKVIKEKEEATNVNSMLGYADATRGPCKENSSKFITIEKSAQNNTAKSASTSKNDEMMKRFLEMRASNHIKAKEPKQYPIDQPRVPNVNIPVRMIEPPLVTNRSAHVYRPVVNGYPPRIPYAPHTQIPAQYGSEFVTQPPTPVYPNLAINYPEPSKSHLQQPIIHPTAPGIPVTSHRDTNPKAAKSRWIVLNKD, encoded by the coding sequence ATGAAGCTAATAACCACGTCAGGTGGTTTCATAGCCTCATACTCATTCATAACGAACAGAAGAACACCATGTTATACGTCTAATGCTGCCGACAAAACACAACATAGCGTTGGAGCTATAGGTCACAATACTGATAGCGTTTTCAGAGAAGCAGAGGAGCTGATGGCTGAATTACCACTAAGTCAATCTATGTCGATTGCGCagaatatcgcaaatatgAGATCCGCATTGATGATGCCAGCACAGCAGATGCCAATGGAAGataacaaatataatgatGATAAAAGGTGGTATGGAAAGAAAGTCGGCGAACGGCAGATAAGGAAGATTATAGGTGCATCTCTAGGTAGACAGTATAGTAAATATGATCAACATGAAGTGGTTGCACCAAAACCTACACCAAAGAAAGTACCCAAGCATGGCCCTGGGAGACCCGTGGATATGAAAATTTGGATGAATATAGGAACAAACGACCTTCTCACACGATGTAAAAGGGCAAGGAAATTCCTTGAAGATGGTATACCCGTAACTTTCAAAATAGAGGGACAGGGACAAACATCCAACTATATTACCCATGCAAAGATAATAGTCAATACCGCCATCGGTGTTCTTGGAGATGTAGCAAAGTTGGGTGGTGATTTACAGCATCATAATAATTGTTTATCGCAAATATTTAATCCTTTGAACAAAGTTAAAAAGGCACCTATTCCTGCAGCATCCTCTCCAATAAACAATATGAACAAGGATATTCATGGAGAACGTAAAATCAATGGAGGAAATGATGATAAGTATGGCATGAATGTCACAAAAATGGAAGGTTCAACATCAACATTTATAGAACCTGAAATGGAATCGTCTAATGAATGTGCAGTAACAGAAGAAAATGATTTAGAACCTCTCTCTTATAAACCATCGTTACCGGATTTAACACAGCACGATAATTCGAATTGTGAATCTTTAATGAGTGACCCCTTGAAAAACCACGTTGATAGTGGTCATTTCAAATCAATAGTTAATGGCGATAAATCGACTAACGAATCATCATCGAAGTGGAAAGTAATTAAAGAAAAAGAGGAAGCAACAAATGTCAATTCTATGCTGGGATATGCCGATGCGACTAGAGGCCCTTGCAAAGAGAATTCATCTAAATTTATAACCATAGAAAAAAGCGCTCAGAACAATACAGCCAAGAGTGCATCTACTTCAaaaaatgatgaaatgATGAAACGGTTCTTGGAAATGCGCGCTAGTAATCATATAAAAGCAAAGGAGCCTAAGCAGTATCCTATTGATCAACCGAGGGTTCCCAATGTGAACATTCCAGTTCGCATGATAGAGCCACCACTAGTTACAAATCGAAGCGCTCATGTGTATCGCCCAGTTGTAAATGGATACCCGCCAAGGATTCCGTATGCTCCTCACACGCAAATTCCTGCACAATATGGCAGTGAGTTTGTAACACAACCACCAACCCCGGTATATCCCAATCTAGCAATCAATTACCCAGAACCATCAAAGTCTCATCTTCAACAGCCTATCATCCACCCTACAGCTCCAGGTATACCGGTTACGAGCCACCGGGATACCAACCCAAAAGCTGCCAAATCGAGGTGGATAGTGTTGAATAAGGATTGA
- a CDS encoding putative glyceraldehyde-3-phosphate dehydrogenase type I, with the protein MVVKVGINGFGRIGRLVLRASLAYDNLEVVAINDPFMTADYMAYLLKYDSVHGTLGETVSVTADTLKIGSRSIKLFFEREPSQIPWGQNGVDFVAECTGVFTSSEKSQQHIAGGAKLVIISAPPSDSTPIYVYGVNHTKYEKSQRIVSNASCTTNCLAPLAKVIHEKFGIVEGLMTTVHATTANQLTVDGASRGGKDWRAGRCAGANIIPASTGAAKAVGKVIPELNGKLTGMAFRVPTPDVSVVDLTCKLAKPATYDEIVSAVKAASEGELKGILGWADDDLVSTDFVHDKRSSIFDVKAGIALTDTFVKLVSWYDNEWGFSNRLLDLGLYICSKQ; encoded by the coding sequence ATGGTCGTCAAGGTTGGTATTAACGGTTTTGGCCGTATTGGTCGTTTGGTTCTCCGTGCTTCTTTGGCCTACGACAACCTCGAGGTTGTTGCTATTAACGACCCATTCATGACCGCTGATTACATGGCTTACTTGCTGAAGTACGATTCTGTTCACGGCACTCTTGGTGAGACCGTCTCCGTTACTGCTGACACTCTCAAGATTGGTTCTCGTTCTATTAAATTGTTCTTCGAGCGTGAGCCTTCTCAGATTCCATGGGGACAGAATGGCGTAGACTTCGTTGCTGAGTGCACTGGTGTATTCACTAGCAGTGAGAAGTCACAACAGCACATTGCAGGTGGTGCCAAGTTGGTCATTATTTCTGCTCCTCCCAGCGACTCTACTCCCATTTACGTTTACGGTGTCAACCACACTAAATATGAGAAGTCTCAGCGCATCGTTTCGAACGCTAGTTGTACCACAAACTGTTTGGCTCCATTGGCTAAGGTTATTCATGAGAAGTTCGGCATTGTCGAAGGCCTTATGACCACTGTACACGCCACCACTGCTAACCAGCTTACTGTTGACGGTGCTTCCCGTGGTGGTAAGGACTGGAGGGCTGGTCGCTGTGCCGGTGCTAACATCATTCCTGCCTCCACCGGTGCTGCCAAGGCTGTAGGCAAGGTCATTCCCGAGTTGAATGGTAAGCTCACAGGTATGGCCTTCCGTGTTCCTACCCCCGATGTCAGTGTCGTTGACTTGACCTGCAAACTCGCCAAGCCAGCTACTTATGACGAAATTGTTAGTGCTGTTAAGGCTGCTTCTGAGGGTGAACTTAAGGGCATTCTTGGTTGGGCCGATGATGACTTGGTTTCCACCGATTTTGTTCACGACAAGAGATCTAGCATCTTTGACGTCAAGGCCGGTATTGCCCTTACCGACACCTTCGTAAAGTTGGTTTCATGGTACGACAATGAATGGGGATTCTCCAACAGGCTTCTTGACTTGGGTCTCTACATCTGTTCGAAGCAGTAA
- a CDS encoding cytochrome C1 family protein: MAGGGSALNKIFPGYKDKLWNKMPLDWRLNKIRRWNAATVRSMFDICVTTNAKIKSFNKFILDPLKPSYEYRQTAVDYKKQRARGTLIEGVDYYLPTARAQNRLANFFEPYTEDENEDRAKYRYQSLKTYIFVAFGATMLHNWYQTRPIAWCSDINPPRAPYYPFWFKGPFHGHDIGSVRRGYEVYRQVCATCHSMQYLRFRHLANEVYPEERAKEIAEEYEVQDGPNDEGEMFMRPGILTDPFPSPYPNAEAARYANGGAIPPDLSLMASARKTGPDYLFALLTGYCDPPEGIELRQGLYFNTYFTGGSIAMPPPLEDGMVEYEDGTPATVSQMAKDVVSFITWASDPMHDERKNMGMKLILGSVLGTVAMSLWYRFFWAYLATSRMDFGRVKHMK, encoded by the coding sequence ATGGCaggtggtggtagtgcGTTGAATAAGATATTTCCTGGCTACAAGGATAAGCTGTGGAACAAGATGCCGCTTGACTGGCGCTTAAATAAGATCAGGCGCTGGAATGCAGCGACTGTGAGATCTATGTTTGATATTTGCGTTACCACAAACGCTAAGATCAAAAGTTTTAACAAGTTTATTTTGGATCCTCTTAAACCATCGTATGAATATCGTCAGACCGCGGTTGACTACAAAAAGCAACGGGCCCGTGGTACTCTTATTGAGGGTGTTGATTATTATTTGCCCACTGCTCGTGCGCAAAATCGTTTAGCTAATTTTTTCGAGCCGTACACAGAGGACGAAAATGAGGATCGTGCAAAATACCGCTACCAGAGCTTGAAGACGTATATATTTGTCGCTTTCGGTGCAACCATGTTACACAACTGGTATCAGACCCGTCCAATCGCATGGTGTTCTGATATCAATCCCCCAAGGGCACCTTATTACCCATTTTGGTTCAAGGGTCCTTTCCACGGTCATGACATAGGGAGCGTGCGAAGGGGTTATGAGGTCTATAGACAGGTTTGTGCTACGTGCCACTCTATGCAATATTTGCGCTTTCGGCACTTGGCAAATGAGGTTTACCCGGAAGAACGTGCCAAGGAAATTGCCGAGGAATATGAAGTACAGGACGGCCCAAACGATGAGGGTGAAATGTTTATGCGTCCTGGTATATTAACAGATCCCTTTCCATCACCATATCCGAACGCCGAAGCCGCGCGTTACGCTAATGGTGGTGCAATTCCCCCGGATCTATCATTGATGGCGTCTGCGCGCAAGACCGGGCCAGACTATCTTTTCGCTCTTCTCACCGGATACTGCGATCCACCAGAAGGCATTGAATTGCGTCAAGGCTTATACTTCAACACTTACTTTACGGGGGGATCGATCGCTATGCCACCTCCTTTAGAGGATGGTATGGTCGAGTACGAAGACGGCACTCCGGCAACCGTTTCACAGATGGCTAAGGATGTTGTAAGTTTCATTACCTGGGCAAGCGATCCCATGCACGACGAACGCAAAAATATGGGTATGAAGTTGATTTTGGGTTCTGTGCTAGGCACGGTAGCCATGTCCCTGTGGTACCGTTTCTTCTGGGCATACTTGGCCACATCTCGCATGGATTTTGGCCGCGTGAAGCATATGAAATAA
- a CDS encoding Zinc-finger double-stranded RNA-binding family protein, translating to MPEQQTAKPALQVDALGRKVWDKTYYAKVADAKTGGKGDNIEQSIATLLPDPNRKVVHSVPEVRENLKRRKEFVDVTKDVGKVRVINALTHKSQQGGFYCKTCDCILKDSQAYMDHLNGRKHNRMLGMTMRVEKVDHKAVAEALRRRIMQEHSASTSVTDLQKDAEERIKELEAEERERKKKRKMCKKLKNNNIENMNVKTELDGTNDMLEDETAKLMKSLGMPTNFAHAMK from the coding sequence ATGCCAGAACAACAAACCGCTAAACCTGCATTGCAGGTAGATGCCTTAGGAAGGAAAGTATGGGACAAAACGTACTATGCGAAGGTGGCTGATGCCAAAACAGGGGGTAAAGGGGATAATATAGAGCAATCCATCGCAACACTCTTACCTGATCCTAATCGGAAAGTTGTACATAGCGTACCAGAAGTACGGGAAAATCTCAAAAGGAGAAAGGAATTTGTGGATGTTACCAAGGATGTTGGTAAAGTTAGAGTAATCAATGCTTTGACTCATAAATCGCAACAAGGTGGATTTTACTGTAAAACATGCGACTGTATCCTTAAGGATTCACAAGCATATATGGACCATCTCAATGGACGTAAACATAACCGGATGCTGGGAATGACCATGCGTGTGGAAAAAGTCGATCACAAAGCTGTAGCCGAGGCCCTTCGTAGGCGCATTATGCAAGAACATTCCGCAAGTACATCTGTGACAGATCTCCAGAAGGATGCTGAAGAGCGAATTAAGGAGCTGGAGGCAGAGGAACGCGAAAGGAAGAAAAAACGGAAAATGTGCAAAAAACTCAAAAATAATAACATTGAAAACATGAACGTGAAAACTGAGCTTGATGGCACAAATGATATGTTGGAAGATGAAACTGCTAAACTCATGAAATCATTAGGAATGCCAACCAACTTTGCACATGCAATGAAATAA
- a CDS encoding diadenosine tetraphosphate (Ap4a) hydrolase family member protein, whose translation MADNGGIVKAAGIIVYILDALLGTPKFLLLKASNKPFHWTPPKGRLDPGESFMEAAYRETWEESGLQKDLIELDTSFQEVLRYKANGKDKECVYYLGKLTDADPKITISHEHTDYAWVPANNIGDYCDKESLCEMIAKADLHIRNQLQ comes from the exons ATGGCGGACAACGGCGGTATCGTGAAGGCCGCGGGCATCATAGTATACATCCTGGACGCGCTCTTGGGAACACCCAAGTTCCTACTTCTCAAAGCGTCCAACAAACCGTTCCATTGGACGCCTCCAAAGG GTAGACTGGATCCCGGGGAGTCATTCATGGAAGCAGCGTACCGGGAGACTTGGGAGGAGTCCGGACTACAGAAGGATTTGATTGAACTGGACACTTCCTTCCAGGAG GTCCTGAGGTACAAGGCCAACGGCAAGGACAAGGAATGTGTCTACTACCTCGGCAAACTGACCGACGCTGATCCAAAAATCACTATATCGCATGAACACACGGACTATGC GTGGGTCCCTGCCAACAATATCGGCGACTACTGCGACAAAGAATCGCTTTGCGAGATGATAGCCAAGGCTGATCTCCACATACGTAATCAACTGCAGTAA
- a CDS encoding putative u6 snRNA-associated sm-like protein Lsm2 produces the protein MLFFNFFQSLAEKGASVTVELKNDLQLTGRLHAVDQYLNFKLSNVTASDTERYPHLLSVVNCFVRGSVVRYVYLNSSDVNTEELQELCRREAMKSNVDK, from the exons ATG TTATTCTTCAACTTCTTCCAATCGCTTGCGGAGAAGGGCGCGAGTGTAACGGTCGAGTTAAAGAACGATCTACAGCTGACCGGCCGTCTGCATGCTGTGGACCAGTACCTCAACTTCAAGCTGAGCAATGTGACGGCCAGTGACACCGAACGTTATCCTCACCTG CTATCGGTTGTGAATTGCTTTGTGAGAGGCTCAGTGGTGCGTTACGTCTACCTCAATAGCTCCGACGTCAACACTGAGGAGCTCCAGGAGCTGTGTCGCCGCGAGGCCATGAAGTCTAACGTAGACAAGTAA
- a CDS encoding Thrombospondin-Related Anonymous Protein 3 (TRAP3) produces the protein MVKFHTLSVAAILAIASSNTIFASVQNAYEYDSQLLDDSTSFVEKNSRSFSSKPKAADTASHATKDYVIAVENSSQFTADFWNKDLREFLDSLIKKLASSSGRKTISLVDYSTIINRWLTRETVKSDQLPQADKKLDMLLKNRRNVANANVGYAVKYLRRNFYANGAKYLVNDYSTELTYDAAPGKDTVIFIITSGEDSNPDFALKESLNDRRNGATYYVIDFGGKNGKFWGQFVGCRYHYSCPNYIVSKSSNTSKVLDHIATQLSKKGPRDAVCYEEWSDYSECSKPCGTGIKTAVLEGFKTLVAPSSDSTSVGRSCKEQMQNYKTKQLLCNMQPCNKATETDIRAHTNDGETTTTNKGVMVRPFVMQPLKFKGSFDLSDEGSSVDPENDKSSVSQEEVEKMRENDVVDGKPRHYVPSLYDGNINLDEMLQFATDANRYMSKCNTKSKDYVIALEDTTQHSEKTWKDLQMFVRLLADALSATNGTNTLSLVNFSSKNYLTMDKTILSPNNMKEVDAKIGKMFEKRSKDKEADLGSALRFLRNNVYINGNKYLLKDARTELLYKDAPGKDTVVFIITCGNIVDRNVALQEAFDARRNGVTFYVIDVEPKMQQLWTQMIGCRYHFSCPNYVVAKNLKPTIDVEYIMEHICTQPGKDAVCAEDWSPFSECSVKCGGGVRTSVLQGYRTLLTHSVDRGSVGKSCQEQLKDVKAKQLLCNMRSCKPHELEQKGPIIESSVDGPTKETSVNEPANEEASDKSAGAPSEDKSAESTSATEPAKDETVTNEHVETPAGTVESTESTSEEPTPVAEDVAQPPQEEVVPSENPTSLDNEEVKEVESTPSNDGNGSDVTEEEPKVTDVPEAAPLEPAPTKNPEEIAVEPKNETEGSEDKGAKSELPLPEADLRSESNQPSTGSVEKGEPQAEASSSDNYDTVTIPEELKENLPKPEIETPSHEVAPTVDEHQNVHVVEETSNNDYEQRAHREDYTTNDHSDEHDKESYFTTTNAMMGSAVCVVVCAIVGGGYALTSKKDTSLDGINDGETPFFDDSTNGREETADTYDVAGANDNLWA, from the coding sequence ATGGTGAAGTTCCACACATTATCGGTCGCAGCCATCTTGGCGATTGCTTCATCCAATACTATTTTTGCTTCTGTTCAGAATGCTTATGAATACGACAGCCAATTATTGGATGATTCTACAAGCTTCGTTGAAAAGAATTCCCGATCATTCTCAAGTAAGCCTAAGGCAGCTGACACAGCATCCCACGCCACCAAAGATTATGTGATTGCTGTGGAGAATTCATCACAATTTACTGCCGATTTTTGGAACAAGGATCTAAGGGAATTCTTGGACAGTTTGATAAAGAAATTGGCTTCTTCCAGCGGAAGGAAAACCATTTCCTTAGTTGACTATTCCACCATTATTAATCGCTGGTTAACAAGGGAAACGGTTAAAAGTGATCAATTACCACAGGCTGATAAAAAGCTTGACATGCTGTTAAAGAACCGACGCAATGTTGCCAACGCAAATGTAGGTTACGCAGTGAAGTATCTTAGGAGAAATTTCTATGCTAACGGTGCTAAATACCTAGTCAATGATTACTCCACTGAATTGACATATGATGCTGCTCCTGGTAAGGACACTGttattttcatcatcaccaGTGGTGAGGATTCTAACCCCGATTTCGCATTGAAGGAATCATTGAATGACCGTAGGAATGGTGCTACCTATTATGTGATTGATTTTGGTGGCAAAAATGGCAAGTTTTGGGGCCAATTTGTCGGCTGCCGCTATCATTACAGCTGCCCTAACTACATTGTTAGCAAGAGTAGCAACACCTCCAAGGTTCTTGATCACATAGCAACTCAGCTATCAAAGAAAGGCCCACGTGATGCTGTTTGTTATGAGGAGTGGTCTGATTATTCCGAATGCAGCAAACCTTGTGGTACCGGTATTAAGACGGCTGTTCTCGAAGGTTTCAAAACCTTAGTAGCCCCCAGCAGTGACTCCACTTCTGTTGGTCGTTCTTGCAAAGAACAGATGCAGAACTATAAAACCAAGCAACTACTTTGCAACATGCAACCATGCAACAAGGCTACTGAAACTGATATCCGCGCCCATACTAATGATGGAGAAACGACAACCACCAATAAGGGCGTCATGGTTCGCCCCTTCGTAATGCAGCCATTGAAGTTCAAGGGTTCGTTCGATTTATCGGATGAAGGATCTAGTGTCGACCCTGAGAATGATAAATCTTCTGTATCACAAGAAGAAGTTGAGAAGATGAGAGAAAACGATGTTGTTGATGGTAAGCCTCGCCACTATGTTCCATCATTATATGATGGTAATATTAACCTAGATGAAATGCTCCAATTTGCTACTGATGCTAACCGCTACATGAGCAAGTGTAACACAAAGTCTAAGGATTACGTGATTGCATTGGAAGATACTACTCAGCACTCTGAGAAAACATGGAAGGACCTACAGATGTTCGTCAGGCTTCTCGCTGATGCCCTCTCTGCAACAAATGGCACAAACACATTGTCACTAGTGAACTTCTCGTCAAAGAACTATCTCACTATGGACAAGACCATTTTATCCCCAAACAACATGAAGGAGGTTGATGCAAAGATCGGTAAGATGTTTGAAAAACGCAGCAAGGACAAGGAAGCTGACCTAGGCAGTGCTTTGAGATTTTTGCGTAACAACGTTTATATAAATGGTAACAAATACCTATTGAAAGATGCTCGTACTGAGTTATTGTACAAGGATGCACCTGGTAAGGATACAGTCGTGTTCATAATTACTTGTGGCAACATCGTCGACCGTAATGTTGCACTTCAAGAAGCATTTGATGCACGTCGTAACGGTGTTACTTTCTATGTAATAGATGTTGAACCAAAGATGCAGCAGCTTTGGACTCAAATGATAGGTTGCCGCTACCATTTCAGTTGTCCTAACTACGTGGTTGCCAAGAACTTGAAGCCCACCATTGATGTAGAATACATAATGGAGCACATTTGCACTCAACCAGGCAAGGATGCCGTATGTGCCGAGGATTGGTCTCCATTCTCAGAATGCAGTGTAAAATGTGGCGGTGGTGTTAGAACATCTGTATTACAAGGATACCGCACATTACTTACTCACAGTGTGGATCGTGGTTCTGTTGGCAAATCATGCCAGGAGCAACTCAAGGATGTCAAGGCTAAACAACTCCTTTGTAACATGCGTTCATGCAAGCCTCATGAACTGGAGCAAAAAGGACCCATTATTGAATCTTCTGTGGACGGACCTACTAAAGAAACTTCCGTCAACGAACCAGCGAATGAAGAGGCATCTGATAAATCTGCTGGAGCCCCCTCTGAAGATAAGTCAGCTGAAAGCACATCAGCCACTGAACCAGCTAAGGATGAAACAGTAACAAATGAACATGTCGAAACTCCCGCCGGAACCGTAGAGAGTACTGAATCTACTTCTGAGGAACCAACTCCTGTTGCTGAAGATGTTGCCCAGCCTCCCCAAGAGGAGGTTGTACCTTCTGAGAATCCCACCAGCTTAGATAATGAAGAAGTCAAGGAGGTTGAATCAACACCTTCGAACGATGGCAACGGAAGTGATGTTACCGAGGAAGAACCGAAGGTTACTGATGTACCAGAGGCTGCTCCTTTGGAGCCAGCACCAACTAAGAATCCAGAGGAGATTGCAGTGGAACCTAAGAATGAAACCGAAGGCAGTGAAGACAAAGGTGCCAAGTCCGAACTTCCTCTCCCAGAGGCTGATTTGAGATCAGAGAGCAACCAACCCTCCACTGGTTCAGTTGAAAAGGGTGAGCCACAGGCAGAAGCCAGCTCTTCTGACAATTATGACACAGTTACAATTCCAGAGGAATTGAAAGAAAACCTACCCAAACCGGAAATTGAAACCCCTAGCCACGAGGTGGCACCAACCGTTGACGAACATCAGAATGTACATGTTGTTGAGGAGACAAGTAACAACGACTATGAACAAAGAGCACACAGGGAAGACTACACCACAAATGATCACTCTGATGAACATGACAAGGAGTCGTACTTCACCACGACTAATGCTATGATGGGTTCTGCTGTATGCGTCGTTGTATGCGCGATTGTTGGTGGAGGGTATGCATTAACCTCTAAGAAGGACACTTCTCTTGACGGCATCAACGACGGTGAAACACCCTTCTTCGATGACAGCACAAATGGCAGGGAAGAGACCGCCGATACTTACGATGTTGCTGGCGCAAACGACAATCTGTGGGCTTAA